In Brassica napus cultivar Da-Ae chromosome C2, Da-Ae, whole genome shotgun sequence, the sequence taattactattatttttttattttcatgttatgaattttagatagtcgtcatgtcgaaccaatggtttcatatcatagtttgtaaatggataatagttcaagaaaaagaaaaaaattattaagacaaatcattttattacaatttggtcagtagtgaaagaagcattaagaaaaaaatatttcaacttccaaaaaaaatagatacttcagttgTGATAAATACTTAGTCACAAGGTGCTCACATCAAAATGcacatatatgtgtatgtaaaagtatataaaaatagttgacaaatatataaatatattgttaattaatattaaataaaatttttattcaaaataatacatgaaagataaaattaaaattaattaaaaattaaaaaggccaTGACATAagtgaatttttttcatataaagaaaaaaaattgtatccgtaaatagagGTGGACACATATCGAATATCCGGATATTTGGATGCATTCACGTCGATTCAATCTTTAGCCACCTGGATAGTCGGTGACTTTGATATccgaaatgatttagaattttaaagaatatccaatttgatccgtagataaaataaattttttattataacattttattacaaaaataaaatattatttaactttttaaattttaatacctaatataaaaaatttaattcataaaaaattgtaaaactataatatatataacatatatatatataattatgtacatatatgtatatatatgcatataacagatcgaATTAGATATTCGTTCCTAAGAATataggtatttgtgatttgttttttttttaattgtattttagtatttgatttgcttcgtagagttacggatatccatatttttggttcaaatcaaaacggataacgaatcaaatcaaaatttataaatattttacccaactttatccgtaaacaataaaaataatatatatatatatatatatagtttagattttgattcgttatttgttttgaattgaatattaaattgaattcaaaagaaaaagaccTTTTTACATCATGTGTCCTTTCCTAAACTTTTGTGTTAACTTCTATTCCTTTCCTATATCAACTTCATAAGAtctcttaaaaattataaaaacttcTATCTTGTAGCAAACCAATACTGCATCCCTTCTCCCATCTTGATATCTCCTCTTCTTTGTATAATGGTAAGCTTGTTTCTCATGTTTTTATCAAGCAACTTTGCTAAGAGTATCGATGGAGTTCCAGCCTCTCCATGACGTCTCCTATTCCTCTCTCTCCAGATCATATACACTGCTGCttgaaacatatattttataaggaACAACTGCATCTTCCCCCTTGTCAAATCTCTCATTATCCTCAATAAGTCTTCCCACCTCACTGTGTATACACCTCGCAAAATCCCTTTCATCAACATTCCCCAAATCTGAGCAGAgtaaatacaataaaaaaatagatgcTCCAAGGTTTCCAGAGGCTCGTTACACAGCACGCATGATATATTGACATTTCCACCCCACTGCCTCATTCTATCTCCAGTTGGGAGCCTTCCTTTTAATGCAGTCCACAAAATAAAAGAGTATTTTGGAGTCgcatatttaaaccaaactgCTTCATACCAGTGACACAGTTGGTGTTTTTCTCTGATAACCTCCCATGTTTCCCTCGATGAAAAGGATCTCTTATAACTCCCCTTTCCATTTACCCACAACGAGACATCTTCCTCTTGCACTCTGCCCACTCTGCTCAATTCAATCTCCAACTCAACCTTGTTTAGAATCACCACTCTATGCTCTCTTTTGCGATGCTTCCAACTTTCTTCTACTGTTGCGTTTATTGAGATACCCATATCAATATTACTTCCTTCTCCTAGTATATCCTTCAGACATCCCAAAGATGACCAGTTCTCAAACCAGAAAGACGTCTTCTTCCCATTCTTCACTTCCACTTTATACATCCTTTTTGCCACATCTCTATACTTCAATAATTTTTTCCACATCCACGAACCAGATTGAATGTTCTCTTTAACCGTCCACAACGAACCTTTACGGATGAGATATATCTTCACCCAATTTACCCACAGCGAATCTGACGATAGAATCCTCCAAAGTAACTTCAAACAACTTACCAAGTTTACATCCTTCAGCTTTCTTAACCCCAATCCTCCCTCTTGCTTCGTTCTACTGACCTCAGACCAAGAGACCTTCGcctttttattattcaaacctGGGCCTAACCAAAGGAAAGCAGAGCAGAGTCTTTCTATCTCCTTCAAACAACTACTAGGAAGCTTGAACGCAGCCATCCAGAAATTTGCCAAGCTTGTGATGACCGACTGTATCAGTTGCAGGCATCCAGCGTAAGACAAGAACCTCCCTGTCCAGGAGCCaattctttttcttatcttctCTATCAGTGGCAAGTAATCTAGCACTGTCATATTTTTTGTCAACAGGGGAAGACCGAGGTAACGAACCGGGAGCTTTCCTGTTGCAAACGGGAAGTGACTGAGAATTTCCTCCTGTTTTTGAGCTGACACTCCTGCTAGGAACAATGTAGACTTCTCCAAGCTAATTTTTAACCCAGTCATCCTGTCAAATGTATCAAAGACTTTTAAAATCTCTTCAACTGACCTTTTGCTTCCATCCGTAAATACCATCAGGTCATCTGCAAAACATAGATGTGTTAAGTCTATGTTTTTACATTTTGGATGGTATCCTATCCTCCCTTTCTTCACTGCTTCATCCAACATTTTAGATAGAACGTTCatacagaccacaaacaaataTGGCGATAGCGAACAGCCCTGCCTTAAGCCCCTTTTACTTTGGAAATATCCAGCCAGCTCCCCCATTAACCTGAACTGAAAATGAGGCTGTTATGCATAGAGAGATCCAGTGAATAAACCTTTCAGGAAGACCAAGAGCTCTCAGAGTATTAAGGAGGAAAGGCCACTGCACCGAGTCAAAAGCTTTGGAGATGTCTATCATCATCGCGCATCTAGGTGATATCTCCTCTTTGTGATAATCCTTCACTATTTCTGTTGCTAGAAGCACATTTTCCATTAACAACCTCTCCTTTATAAAAGCTGATTGGTTCCAAGAGATACACTTGGGTAGTATTCTCTTTAACCTATTTGTCAAAATCTTCGAAATCAGCTTGTATAAGACGTTGCAACAGGATATAGGCCTGTAATCCTTCATCCCCtttgtttctgttttctttGGGACCAATGTTAAGATTGTAGAGTTGAGCCCTTTAGGTAAGAATCCCATAATGAAGAAGGATTGAACTGCCACTGTAATATCCTTGCCTATCACTGCCCAAAACTCTTTGAAGAACTCTGTAGTGAATCCATCAGGGCCCGGAGCCTTACTCCCTGGCATTTTAAATAATTCCCTCTTGATCTCCTCCTGAGTTACTTCCTTCATCAGGTTATCCTTATCTGCATCACTACACTCAAAATCCAATAATTCTCGAAGCCTCTCCTCTGTCACTCCCTCAAAATCTTGTGGCTGAGTAGTCATGAAGTCCTCAAAGAAACGCTCAGCTTCTTTTTTAATCTCTTTCTCCGTTTTAACAATACCCCCATCAGCAGCACGCTGGATCTCATAGATTGTATTACGAATCTCTCTTATTCTGGCTGAATTGTGAAAAGCTTTATTATTTCCATCTCCTACTTCCAACCAATGTAATTTTGACTTCTGTTTCAGATACTCCTCCTCTAGATCTGCCAGTCTCTGCCAATGATCATATGCCTTCACTTCCTCCTTTATCTTGTCAGTATTCGGATTTTCCAACGTCTCTTGCTGCTTCATACATAGAAACTGATAGGCATCTCTCGTTCTTCTCGATAGATCTCCAAGTTTTAGCTTACTTAGCGATCTCAAAGGTTGCTTTAGATCTTTAAGACGCTTTGTAAGCCGAAACATTGCTGACATTGAGTGAAACAAATCCTCCTGCTCTGCCCAGTAATCTTCCATTAGAGTCATGAACTCCGGCATCTTAGCGATGGCATTGGTGAACTTGAAAGGTttccttttcttctcttcttccctcCCAAATTGTATTCTACAGCGTAAATGATCTgaacaccccccccccccggtTCAAATACACAGTACGCCTTCAAGTTGTGTAGCCATACCTCGTTTATTAACACTCTGTCTAGTTTCTTGCATATCAAATCCTCCTCTCTTTTATTACTCCATGTAAAAAGAGGCCCATGATATCCCATGTCCGTCAGTATACAGAAACTTGTTACTTCTTGAAACTCCCTCATACCCACAGGAACTCTCGCTGTACTTTCAAACTCCGAATGTTCTCTGCCGGCTAGAATCTCGTTGAAATCCCCCATAATCATCCACTTTCTCCTTGTAAACATAGGAGCCTTATAGTGACTCGTAATATCTTCCCATAAACTTCTCCTCTCTTCCACCGTGTTTAATGCATAAACAAAAGAACACAGAAAATCTTCATCCTCCCCTGGTAATAGAATTGAACAAGTAATCAGCTGATTACTTTTATACACCGGAGTGATCCTCACAGAAGAATGCCAAACCACCCATAATCTGCCCAACCTATTATGCTCGTAATTTGACATGAAATCCCAATCTTTAAACACACTTGATACAATTCCATTAGCCTTCTTCTCCTTTACTCTTGTTTCAATCAGacatccaaataaaaaattttgattcCTCATCCAGCTTCTAATCACTTCATGCTTAGTTGTTTTGTTAAACCCTCTCATGTTCCAAAAGAACCCCGCCATTAGAGATTTTTATTAGTACCCTTTCCTTGAACCACCCGATGGTTTGTCTTTGATTGTCGAGGAAGAGTTTGTCTTGCTTTCCCTCGCCTACCTTCTTTTGTTTTCCCCTCAATACTCTCCTCGATCTTTCTTTGACAAGTATCCTCTGCATCCTCAGCCTCAACCTCCTCAACTACTTCGGTTACTTCTTCCTGAGTCTCCTCAATCTCCTCACCTTTCTCATCAGAGTTTCTCAATGCTGCAAATCTTGAAGGAGTCGCAATCGTTACTTGACCATATTTTAGATCATGTGATTTTGGACTTCTACCTGCCTTCTCCACAGAAACTGTTTTCCATTCATTTATTTGACCTTCCTCCAGCTCTCTCATTTCTCTCTTATCAGCAATCTGCTCCCCATCCTCAAGTATCTTATTCTCCTCTCTCCCTACTATTTCTAGAACTTCCACCGCTTGTATCTTTTGTTGATTACTCAGACTCTTCTCTAATGGTGTTTGACTTTTCTTTTCCACTTCAATTTCTCTTCTGACTTCTTTACAAAACGTCTCAAAATCTTCCACACTTAGTACATTTCGGCGGCAGCCAAGGATAGTTAAAGTGAACTGTCGTAACTGTCCCCTGAATGGTGTAGTCTATCTTCTCAGGTAACTCTTTGCTCATATCTGCTTTCACAAACACCTTCGCTATATCAAAATTTGTGCAAGCTAAAGTCTCTGGGTGCAAATGATCCGGTTCTCTAGCTGCACTTGTGATAAAACTCAAACCATCCCACGAATACATACTCATTGGAACTCTAGTTACATGAACCCAGAGGGGAATGAGACTCGCCTTCGAAGCATCCACCTCTGGCGACCAGTTTGATACTATCATAGGAACCCCTGCGATATTCCACATCCCTCGCCTAACAACTTTTCCTCTTATCTTCTCATTAGTGATTCGAATCCTCATTGTAGTAGCATCCATTTCATAGACATCCAGCTTCTGATTCTTCTCCCCAAACGCCCAGATCTTGTTCACTATCATGTGAACCTTTGCAATATGAGGAGCCGTGTCCAGAAACCTCGCCACAACGAAGTCTTCCCATAGTGGATTACCCTTCTCAATGATTGCCGATGGTACTTCGATCAATTTCTTCCCCTCTGATTCCAACATCTCGAACTCAAATTTCTTCAGAACTTGTTTCCCTTGTGCTACAGAAACCCATGACTCCTTCGCTTGCTTGATCGGAGGTGAAAGAACCGCCGGAACCTCCTCCTGATCCATCTCTACTGCCTGAGAAGACAGCGGAGATCGAGATTCGTTCGTCGCCTTTCTCGTCGCCAAAATTGCTCTTTCGTCTTCGTTATGTGcaaattagcagttacaaaaaaaagtttttgctCCCGGATGGGTATATGAAActttcaaaaactttttttttgaattatacagaggtatccTGGCCCCACAGAAGTGTTCCAGACTAGTCATGTGTTGCCACGTGTCGGTCCTCTGTCCCTggcgatgccgaaatgttaattcccCAGTGGCCGGGATTCGAACCCAAGTGGCGGTACTCACAGCTGTAAGCCCTTTACCACTAGAGTTAGAAGCCCcggttttttgttttgattcgaaccgaaaaatttATTGGAACTATGCATgtgatttttatattaaaaaatatgaaatatatagtgtgaacacatttatgaatatagtgtgaacgcgttagcatatttattatcaaatcattgtgaggtTGTCACGTGTCTATTACAGCGTGAATGCATATTAAAGGATTATATATTAACCTAATTGATATTATAATTGTATTGAAATCCTCTAAGCCGACAAATCTTATGATGTAATCGCATCCGACAACAATATTTCTTGGATCAATAGTCACTACCATCAGGTCATGGAGACATTCACAATTTACAATCACCCTCGATATGTTTGTCACTTCGTTACGTAACAAAACAATCTAGGATAAttagttgaaaaatatattCGTTACTTCTTACCTGTGGGAAAAATGaaacctcatcctcatcttgcattttgttttttgaatgtaaaatttattcagacaaaaaaacatgtttaacaGAGTTTGCTGATATTATAAAAGGATTAAAATGAAACTATAATTGAATCAAAGAATGTGCGCCTAAGAGACATGTATCCTCGTCCCTAGCCAAGTAATTAGGCCATCCTTGAGACTTTGAATTCCCATTTCCTTTAGAGAACACAATCTGTTCCTGACAGCCTTATCAATGAATTTGCCTAGTCGCTAGGATCTTGTGGTGTCTCTTCATGTGTCCTTTGATTCCTCTCCCTCCATAGGCTATGGACAGCAGTTTGAAAGGCGTATCTTGCAAGATACAAGTGTGTTTGGTCTAGTGATCAACCTGATAGGAGATCAATGAGAGCATTCCATTCAGTTGTAAACTTATCCAGAAGCAGCCCTGATGCTACATCTTTCCAGACTTTTTCTGAGTAGGTGCAAGAAAAAAATAGGTGTTGCCAAATTTCCTGTGCCTCCTGACATAGAACTCAAGTAGCATCAGCAGTACTATTCCAAAGGAGGAGCCTATCTCCTATTGCTAATCTATTATGAATAGCCAACCCCAGGTTGTGAATGAGTACTTAGGTGTTGAATTGGTGAACCAAACACCTTTATACCATTCATATCTCATCTTGCATTCAATTCCACCATGTAAAGTTAATCTAAGGTGCACGACTGGAAATCAAACATGATTGATGATTTACGTAAGATTATTACGATGAAAAAATAGTTATGTTTTAATTGCTGATGTGATGATCGATGTGAAATCATACACATGTGTAGTTAGACGGTGAACGTCTTGTTATAGTTATTGATATTCATGACCTGTTGGACGACCTATTGGTTTGGATGGATGATATACGCCTAGATAACGTTTGTTTTACTAACAGTCCCATAGTACAATATCACCACTATTTAATAGCAAACGGTTTATCTCCTCGTGACCATCTCCGATTCACCTCGTCAACCAAGACGAGTTAGTCTGGTGGTAAACAGCTTTGCGGCTGCAAGTACGGCCCCGGGTTCGACTCGCACTGGCCACCAGGGAATTTACATCCGGACTTGCTCTGGCgtccgagaccgaagaccgttgCCTGGCCATGACCTACCCTCGGGTGAGCATCCGCGCCGCTAAAGgttcggtctctagtctggaccatCACGGTGGGGCCAGGACACTCGGTTATCAAAATAGATGCGTTGTCCCCGCGCAAGCACGGGGTCGTTGACGTTTTTGGTTTATATAAATGTGTTGAAATGCTGATGTGCTTTTGTTTGGTCTTTGATTTCTCAAGATTCGTATGTGTTTGAGGttgttgttttggttttgcGAACAATTTTCGTTATTAAAGCAGAATGGTATATTTGGTGgtgtttatttgatatttgtttttttgcaACAATGGTCATTCTTccgaattttatatttttttatttcgtttaatttttgttctcaaataaattattttttgaaaattatactGGTGTGAAATTTGGAAACTTACACCTGTTTTTATGAATTCTAACGGgttgaaaatgaaatatattgttggagacaaataataatatatttggcATGTAAAAATGTTGGGTTTGTTAGTCAATTAAAGAAACGATAGTGAAGAGTTTGTGGTCAACTTGCAATATATGTAATTCTGAATTGTCTCTGATAATGATAATTGACTGGAGGATCTAGCTTTCCGTCATATTATATAATCGTACGGTCTAGAAGACATTTTTGGAGGTcccattatttaaaaaaatatatatatatttacagcACTGCCACTACCACTGCTTTtagcttaaaataaaaatttatggaaATTATTTATATCTGCCAAACGATTTTCATCCATTTCCTTAAATAATCATATACAACCACTTAATTAacctgaatatatatatttatttaaaatgggtatatataatgaatatatatttatttaaaatgggTATATATAACCATTGCTTAAGATGTCGTTGAAAACATTTTATGATATCATCGCAAGTTATTTGAATaacaattgatatatatatatatatataccttgcaAAACAATCCCCAAACCCGTGAAAACCTAACTATAAGTGTTGCCTCAATATAATATATCGTTTACCATGCAAAAAACAAACCTTAAACCCCAAATAAATACAAGTTTACCTATCAATTTAGAGACTTTTAAActaagtacaaaaaaaaaaaaaaaaaaaatttagagacTTTTTTTTGCATTCCCTTGAATtagtattaatattatttggttAAACTAAGCAACCAATtgtttaaaattactaaacgACATTCAAGAATATTTAGAGCAGTCATGTCGatttattacattttaaaaaatgaatattcccttaaaatattgtttttatgccACAAGAATATTTAGTAACTGACTCAACatttaaaacagaatttttcctaaatatttatatagtttaaaataatttctaaacTTATTTTGTCTATTAAGGAAGAATAAAACGGTAACAAATCAACAGCGGTTTTCGGTGTAACTCATATCGTGGCAGCTTATCGAAAGACTTGTGGACCAAGAACGAAGCTCATGTACCACAGAATTGACCATGAAGCTGTAAAATATTTGCTACGTTGCTTCTTTAACCTAATAGCTTCTCTCTTGAGCTTGGAAATAAACTCATTCTCATGTTTTTTTTCATGTGTAAAATAGTTGCATCAAAGCTACACCATTCAGCCACATGGATCCTTGTCATATGAACCTCTGTTAGCGTCATCCAGCTACACATTAGCTTGTTCAATAAGGATGATATGAATCATATAAATATTGGTGATGATCTTAAGAGAAATGAGAGTGCTGGTGTAGTTCAAGTCCATGGGTTTGGAGGAGTTGTCTTCTCTTGAAGACGTGTAGTGGGAGAACTGTCTCAGCAGCTTGGTCGTAGAATGGTGTGATAATGCTCTACAAAGTAAAATCTACTTCCATTTATAACCATACATAATGCCATTGAGACTAAAGGAGTTAGTTACCTTAACTTAATACTTTTCTTGTGTGTTATTACAGGCTTCTATATGTTTAGAAGCTTGGGATGAAGCACTCAATGAGATAATCAAGTTATCATATGAGATGATCCAAAAGGTAGTGTACTCAGAAATGGGTTTAGATAATCATCAAATACATATTAGACAAGTACGCCGATGGTAGAAGTAGAACAATAACAAACAGAGATCCTAAACAAACAGCTCTCTAGCTTCTTCTTTATCATACACAAGACTCTCACCCAAAGTGGAAGTAAACCTATTCCTTGGCGGATTTGTTGTTGAGAGCACATCAGACATGGAGATTGGAGCTCGGAGTGATCTGCGAATCTTGTTATCACGTAGGAGAAGATGGAGTTGATGAAGAGCATGAGGATGAGTAGCCACTCGAATTAAGTCACCAAACATAATTCTTATGCTAATCTTATGCTAATGCCAAAGCTCTGGTGAAACTCCGTGAGCTTGTCTGAGGTTTTGATGGAGAGATAGCCATCTTGTTGGTATGGTAGAAACATATAAAGATCAAAGAATCAATCAATCATGGGGCAGGTTTTAATCTGCAAAGCGAAACGTTTTAGTTAGACTACAAAACATTGCAGATTGctgcaggaaaaaaaaaaacagagacaagaagagaaagttgaccaaacacaaaactaaacataCATAGAGATTTGATCAGCAGTAGAAGATCATTTTTCTCAGACAAAACtaagtttttatatatacaaaattgaaCTTGTAAAATCTAAATCAAGTGTTTGTCTTCCGACAAGGAACTGCACAAAAAGAAACCATAACAGAGGAACATGAGTCTGAAGTTAGAAAGCAAGACTCTTTATAACATGAGTCTTTATAACATGAGAACCATGGTTAGCTCGTTCAAATCTACATTATCAAACAAAAGTAGCAAAGGATTAGATTGTTCTAAGAATCGTGATGTGTATTACCTTTGAACGGCGGATTTGATTATTCAGATCAACAGACCTGGCGCCATTTTGGGCAATATGCATATGATAATGTCTTTACTGGTGAAAAATACAGTACGATCAGAATAGACGCATGATTCTGCCGGGGAAGGTGTTTGAATGACTTACAGTATTGAAGATGAAACTGGAAAGTCTCCCTTCGCTCTCCATCTCCAAAGTTTTCAACCATACCAGCTTCATCAGAGGGATCGCCAGAGACTCGAAAACCTCCCCTGCCTTTAAGATTTCGAAAACCTCTCTTAGATTCTCAGAACCGCAGACGATCTTGATATATAGGAACGGAAAGACGTTACAGGAAGAGGAATCGCGACAACATCGAAGATCGGTTCATAATGATGGAGTAATAACAAAAGGGGAAGAGGAAGAGCCCTCGATTGAAAGATCTAGCGGAAGACGGCAACCCTATCGACCCCCGACGAACACACCCAGCGTCTCAGGAAAGTGAAGGCCCAGCAAAGCCCACGCCTTTTAAAACGAAGCCCACTtgacagaagaaaaaaaaactaaaggcGGGGCCCATAAATGTGGTGACGTGTCACATCATGAGTGATGAAACTGTCCTATTATAATGTAGATTTCTAAAATAGAAATGAAATTTTTGCTCTAATGTATTCATTTATAATAGATGAATGCTAGATTTACCTTTATAAATAGAGGAATGATATTTATAGAGACAAATGTAACATTCTTCTATTATCGAAAACACAATAGagcaaaaaattatatctctattt encodes:
- the LOC125582236 gene encoding uncharacterized protein LOC125582236 translates to MRELEEGQINEWKTVSVEKAGRSPKSHDLKYGQVTIATPSRFAALRNSDEKGEEIEETQEEVTEVVEEVEAEDAEDTCQRKIEESIEGKTKEGEDEDFLCSFVYALNTVEERRSLWEDITSHYKAPMFTRRKWMIMGDFNEILAGREHSEFESTARVPVGMREFQEVTSFCILTDMGYHGPLFTWNHLRCRIQFGREEEKKRKPFKFTNAIAKMPEFMTLMEDYWAEQEDLFHSMSAMFRLTKRLKDLKQPLRSLSKLKLGDLSRRTRDAYQFLCMKQQETLENPNTDKIKEEVKAYDHWQRLADLEEEYLKQKSKLHWLEVGDGNNKAFHNSARIREIRNTIYEIQRAADGGIVKTEKEIKKEAERFFEDFMTTQPQDFEGVTEERLRELLDFECSDADKDNLMKEVTQEEIKRELFKMPGSKAPGPDGFTTEFFKEFWAVIGKDITVAVQSFFIMGFLPKGLNSTILTLVPKKTETKGMKDYRPISCCNVLYKLISKILTNRLKRILPKCISWNQSAFIKERLLMENVLLATEIVKDYHKEEISPRCAMMIDISKAFDSVQWPFLLNTLRALGLPERMTGLKISLEKSTLFLAGVSAQKQEEILSHFPFATGKLPVRYLGLPLLTKNMTVLDYLPLIEKIRKRIGSWTGRFLSYAGCLQLIQSVITSLANFWMAAFKLPSSCLKEIERLCSAFLWLGPGLNNKKAKVSWSEVSRTKQEGGLGLRKLKDVNLIYLIRKGSLWTVKENIQSGSWMWKKLLKYRDVAKRMYKVEVKNGKKTSFWFENWSSLGCLKDILGEGSNIDMGISINATVEESWKHRKREHRVVILNKVELEIELSRVGRVQEEDVSLWIWGMLMKGILRGVYTVRWEDLLRIMRDLTRGKMQLFLIKYMFQAAVYMIWRERNRRRHGEAGTPSILLAKLLDKNMRNKLTIIQRRGDIKMGEGMQYWFATR